Proteins from a single region of Thermococcus sp. Bubb.Bath:
- a CDS encoding cation transporter translates to MKLTLKVNGMTCAMCVKTIETALKEL, encoded by the coding sequence ATGAAGCTTACGCTTAAGGTTAATGGGATGACGTGTGCCATGTGCGTAAAAACCATAGAAACAGCTCTGAAAGAGCTTGA